Sequence from the Actinocatenispora sera genome:
AGTCGTTCGACGATGAGGTCCACCCCGGAATGGCTGGGCGCCGAGGCGATGGAGTAGCTGCGTTGTGCCGTGTACCCGTCCTCCGCCGTCAGCCGCACGTCGACATGCTGGCCGGGACGGTGGCCAGGCCAGCCGGTGAGCGCCAGATGGATCCGGCGGACTCGGTGCGTTTCGCGGGAGATGGCCTCGACCGTGGCGAGTTGCCAGCTCAGTCGCCGGCGTAGCGCTGTTGCTGCCATGGGTCTCCGTAGTTGTGGTAGCCGAAGTTCTCCCAGAAGCCGGGCTCGTCGACGAGGTTGAGCGAAAGCCCTCGGATCCACTTCGCGGACTTCCAGAAGTACAGGTGAGGCACCAGCAGGCGAGCGGGCCCGCCATGCTCGGGGCTGAGCGGTTCCCCGTTGTAGGTGTCGACGATCCATGCCCTGCCGTCGGTGAGGTCCTCCAACGGCAGGTTCGTGGTGTATCCGCCGTCGCTGAAGGCCACCACGTACTCGGCGGCGGTGTCCACGCCGTCGAGCAACGTGTCGATCGAAACCCCTTCCCAGCGGGTGTCGAACTTCGACCAGCTGGTCACGCAGTGGATGTCGACGGTGATCGACTCCCGGGGAAGCTCGCGAAACTCCTCCCAGGTCCATCGCTGGACCTCGTCGACCTGGCCCTGGACGGTGAAGTCCCAGCCCTCGGTACCGAGGCGTGGCACCCCACCGGCGGTCAGGACCGGGAAGTAGTCCCCGGCGTCATGCTGACCCGGTGGCAGCTGATGAGCCGACCTCGGTGCGGCCCGACCGGCGAACCCCCGAGAGACGTGCGGCATCTGGCTCCTTCCCTGTGACCGAGATGGAAGACGGCCGATCGCTACGGCGAACGCCGGCCACCGAGCAGACAGGTAACGCGGGCGCCCGCCCTCACGTGCAGGTCGCGGACCGACCCCAACGAGCCGAGCCTAACAGGTTATTGGGATCTCTGACCCAATTTTACGTGACCGGCATCGCCTCCTTCACCCCGCGAACCGCGTCGTGGTCAGGCAGGTGCCCCGCGTGCCTGGGCCGCTGTCGTGCCGGAGAGCCGACCTGGCCGGGAAGCGCATCGTGGTCGGTACCCCCCCGTACCCGAGCGTGTCGACCAGCCGCGGAGTCAGGAGGGTTGGGCGGCCGGCCACGTCGACCGCTGCAGCGATCGGCCCTGTGCCGCGCCGGGCCGCAGGCGTCGCGGGCTTGGTAGAGCGACGTCCTCGGGGGCGAACGAGTGCACGTACGCCAGCGCGGCGTTGAGCGCGTCGCGCAGCGGTTTCACGTCGCGCTTGATCTGGCTGAGCAGCGAGCCACCCTGATGCGCGGCCAGCAGGACGGAGGTGAGCGTGTCGGGTCGGGCGTCTGCCCGGAGCTCGCCGCGGCGACGCATGGCGGTCAGCCCGGCCCGGATGACACCGGCCCACTGGTCGTACCCGCTGGCCAGGTCGGACCGCATCGTCGAATCGGACTCGGCCAACTCGCCCGCCAGTGAACCGAACGAACATCCACCGATCAGGTCCTGGTCCAGGACCTTCTCGACGTTGAGGTCGGCCCACAGCCGCAGCGACTCGAACGTGTCCAGCCGGCCGAGCCGTGGCTGGGTGGCCAAGCCCACC
This genomic interval carries:
- a CDS encoding sulfite oxidase-like oxidoreductase; amino-acid sequence: MPHVSRGFAGRAAPRSAHQLPPGQHDAGDYFPVLTAGGVPRLGTEGWDFTVQGQVDEVQRWTWEEFRELPRESITVDIHCVTSWSKFDTRWEGVSIDTLLDGVDTAAEYVVAFSDGGYTTNLPLEDLTDGRAWIVDTYNGEPLSPEHGGPARLLVPHLYFWKSAKWIRGLSLNLVDEPGFWENFGYHNYGDPWQQQRYAGD
- a CDS encoding TetR/AcrR family transcriptional regulator yields the protein MSSSFAAAAGEPESTAGSPLTRKGQATRARIVAAAAELIFQRGVASTSIDDVRREARVSGSQMAHYFRDKRSLVRAVIEYQRDVVVGLATQPRLGRLDTFESLRLWADLNVEKVLDQDLIGGCSFGSLAGELAESDSTMRSDLASGYDQWAGVIRAGLTAMRRRGELRADARPDTLTSVLLAAHQGGSLLSQIKRDVKPLRDALNAALAYVHSFAPEDVALPSPRRLRPGAAQGRSLQRSTWPAAQPS